GACCTGTTCCGCCAGTCGGTCGTATACCGTTTTGGCTTCCACACGCGTTTTCGTCAACTGTTGCTGGACGGCGATCAGTTTTTGGTGCACCTGCTCTTTCCGCGCCTTCGCGGCAAAATAACGGTTCAGGATATCCCGATCCTGTTTGACAATCAATCGCAATGTTTCGAAACGGACAAGAAATTCTTCCACAGAGTCCGCCTGCAACAAAGCGCTCATATATCCCATGTTGCCGCTTTGGTAGATCATACGTACCCGCTGTTTAAAAATGGCGGAACGTGTCTGCCACTCTTTCTCCGCGCGGGACCATTCCGCTTTGGCTTGCTTCTCTTGTAAGCCCAGTTCATACATCTGCTTGTCCAATTCGGTCAACTTCTGTTTATGAGCCGCCAATCGGGGCTTCAAATTTTGAATGTCGATCTGGGTCTCATTTTTTTGCCGTTGGATTTGTTCGAGCTCTTTTTTCTTCTGATCTGCCTTGGCCTCCCCGTGCACGACACCATCCGCCGGCCATCCCGCCAACGCCAGGCTGACCACCATCACCCCTATCCACCCTCTCCGCTCCATACCATCATCTCCCCGCGCGTGATCCTTTTGTCTTTATCACCGTTATTTCTGAAGTAACCCATTAAATGGTATT
Above is a genomic segment from Polycladomyces subterraneus containing:
- a CDS encoding M23 family metallopeptidase — protein: MERRGWIGVMVVSLALAGWPADGVVHGEAKADQKKKELEQIQRQKNETQIDIQNLKPRLAAHKQKLTELDKQMYELGLQEKQAKAEWSRAEKEWQTRSAIFKQRVRMIYQSGNMGYMSALLQADSVEEFLVRFETLRLIVKQDRDILNRYFAAKARKEQVHQKLIAVQQQLTKTRVEAKTVYDRLAEQVNKNQTKLAHLEDEEEIKKEELQQIEKWAYSDGDWQGGLLMRPVNGLITSPYGWRVHPVTGRKRFHAGIDFGGPIGTPIHAAADGVVKESRPASGYGWIIILDHGGLTTLYGHMYGSTVRVSVGERIRRGQVIAEIGNAGTSTGPHLHFEVSKNGILQNPIQYLR